One Chloroflexota bacterium DNA segment encodes these proteins:
- a CDS encoding WXG100 family type VII secretion target, with translation MGADKLKYNRAAMEQAQATFGKAHEQVQDVTQEVLSIANTIEEALKGDAGSEFVDVLTGMMAPSLAKLAAKMTEIQGDIKNAMAAMDAADSGAKATF, from the coding sequence ATGGGTGCAGATAAATTAAAATATAATCGTGCCGCGATGGAACAAGCTCAAGCAACCTTTGGCAAAGCTCACGAGCAAGTTCAAGATGTAACCCAAGAAGTCTTGTCAATTGCTAACACCATCGAAGAAGCCCTCAAAGGCGACGCTGGTAGCGAATTCGTCGATGTATTGACTGGCATGATGGCTCCATCATTGGCTAAATTGGCAGCCAAGATGACCGAAATCCAAGGCGATATCAAGAACGCTATGGCCGCAATGGATGCCGCTGACTCAGGCGCTAAAGCCACCTTCTAA